The following coding sequences are from one Triticum dicoccoides isolate Atlit2015 ecotype Zavitan chromosome 4A, WEW_v2.0, whole genome shotgun sequence window:
- the LOC119288682 gene encoding formin-like protein 20, protein MALLRKLFARKAMDGLSHVSERVFVFNSCLSIGALDEGAHRDYLTSTIIQLKAGNPHASLMVVNFTAAPTGADAVHSLLGHGAAAVVADYPSRYGGHGAAWPALAFAMASLLVYIEEAAPERTTLDAVYGRAPVELLSACSALDPRPSHLRYLQYVARLRDKGALMGMRQQPFVLDCLILRAVPDFDGRGGCRPVVRVHGEPREPSADVSSTEVLFSTPRIKQQFKNYKQAESMVIKADIGCQIQGDVVIECIHVGDEGHEEVMFSVMFSTCFLQSNMTVFTLEDIDLPWNCHKEKFQEDFKIEVFFSEVELSDADESELSSIGNADEFYDFDEILIEDSDFDQDDRGSYGESSRQDQYEEPNTSTEHSETRSSDSASNSSAEKGEDGETGSSDSASNGSDDKGNISTDDEAEFIHGDGVDVTGETNDPRLGETGYALEAGSSSSMAPIVPTTRHTNEEMATDIQENRSDEGLIPMQEDGQMVTPQPMRKTRQKQAAIIPAVPIIRKKMRRPDTGADDKKPATSKTLVRGGSQKGALVAAPSSSSNSTSQARTSPSPQKHHEIPSRLKQGSAAQVVRISSNLSKEHLKHSSQQQARGDPAARRHSASGTAARPEVKQIVFTRQASSSFAPSPLGRERSQDNGECSGNPMEEAKKLVIHSSEKTRSGRAPKQESPVVETPPRRTSTLKKSMSSPAISATPAVSSSPGKIRTTTSLPGVKTSRPSSGLHIASPSSSPRGQKHSVTPPSSPGGSPLAGLRFSRAAPVSQPDMQQGASAPTRLPRRASFSGLSQSVATSRAGDVHAVSPRASRVIQNHREGVKGSGRSSSPSSPRLTTQPWPKTTTVISMSSSKDTRSGTAPARPTRLSS, encoded by the exons ATGGCGCTGCTGCGGAAGCTCTTCGCCCGGAAGGCCATGGATGGACTGTCGCACGTCTCCGAGCGGGTCTTCG TGTTCAACTCCTGCCTGTCGATCGGGGCCCTCGACGAGGGCGCGCACAGGGACTACCTGACCAGCACCATCATCCAGCTCAAGGCCGGCAACCCGCACGCCTCGCTCATGGTCGTCAACTTCACCGCGGCGCCGACCGGAGCCGACGCCGTGCACTCCCTCCTCGGGCacggcgccgccgccgtcgtcgccgactACCCGTCCAGGTACGG CGGCCACGGCGCGGCGTGGCCTGCCCTCGCGTTCGCCATGGCTAGCTTGCTGGTGTACATCGAGGAGGCCGCGCCGGAGCGGACGACGCTGGACGCGGTGTATGGGCGAGCGCCGGTGGAGCTGCTCAGCGCATGCTCGGCGCTCGACCCGCGGCCGTCTCATCTGAGGTATCTGCAGTATGTGGCGAGGCTCAGGGACAAGGGGGCCCTCATGGGCATGAGGCAGCAGCCCTTCGTCCTCGACTGCCTGATACTCAGAGCTGTCCCGGATTTCGACGGCCGCGGCGGATGCAGGCCGGTTGTTCGTGTCCACGGCGAGCCGCGTGAGCCATCGGCCGATGTTTCTTCGACCGAGGTTCTGTTTAGCACGCCAAGGATCAAGCAACAGTTCAAGAACTACAAGCAG GCAGAAAGCATGGTGATCAAGGCTGACATTGGATGCCAGATACAAGGCGATGTTGTCATCGAGTGCATCCATGTCGGTGATGAAGGCCACGAGGAGGTCATGTTCAGCGTCATGTTCAGCACTTGCTTTCTGCAGTCCAACATGACGGTTTTCACTCTGGAGGACATTGATCTGCCATGGAACTGCCACAAGGAGAAATTTCAAGAGGACTTCAAGATCGAG GTGTTCTTCTCAGAAGTGGAGCTATCGGACGCTGATGAAAGCGAGCTTTCCTCCATCGGGAACGCAGACGAGTTCTATGACTTTGACGAGATACTGATCGAGGATTCAGATTTTGACCAAGATGATCGCGGATCGTACGGTGAAAGTTCGCGGCAAGATCAGTATGAAGAGCCTAACACTAGCACAGAGCACAGTGAAACTCGATCATCAGATAGCGCAAGTAACAGTTCAGCAGAGAAAGGAGAGGACGGTGAAACCGGGTCGTCAGATAGCGCAAGTAACGGTTCAGATGACAAAGGAAACATTAGCACCGACGATGAGGCCGAGTTTATCCATGGAGATGGAGTTGATGTTACTGGAGAAACCAATGATCCTAGATTAGGGGAAACAGGTTATGCACTGGAAGCTGGAAGCAGCAGTTCTATGGCGCCAATCGTTCCCACAACAAGACATACAAATGAAGAGATGGCAACAGATATCCAAGAAAACAGAAGTGATGAAGGACTAATACCAATGCAAGAAGATGGTCAGATGGTTACACCCCAGCCTATGCGAAAAACCAGGCAGAAACAAGCTGCCATAATCCCAGCGGTTCCCATCATCAGGAAGAAGATGAGGAGACCAGACACCGGAGCAGATGACAAGAAGCCTGCAACATCAAAGACGCTCGTTAGAGGGGGCTCGCAGAAGGGAGCACTTGTTGCAGCTCCTAGTTCTTCCAGTAACAGCACGTCTCAAGCAAGGACAAGCCCATCTCCTCAAAAACACCATGAGATTCCGAGCAGGCTCAAGCAAGGATCAGCAGCTCAGGTAGTAAGAATTTCTTCAAACCTTTCCAAAGAACATCTGAAGCACAGTTCGCAGCAACAAGCAAGAGGAGATCCGGCGGCTCGAAGGCACTCTGCGAGTGGCACTGCCGCGAGGCCAGAGGTGAAACAAATAGTTTTCACCCGGCAAGCATCTTCGTCTTTCGCACCAAGTCCTCTAGGCCGAGAGCGAAGCCAAGATAACGGCGAATGCAGCGGCAATCCCATGGAGGAAGCCAAGAAACTAGTCATCCATTCCTCTGAAAAAACGAGGAGTGGTAGAGCGCCAAAACAAGAATCACCGGTCGTGGAAACCCCTCCTCGTCGAACAAGCACTCTGAAGAAATCCATGTCCTCGCCGGCAATCTCGGCAACACCGGCCGTTTCTTCTTCCCCGGGAAAGATTAGGACAACGACTTCGCTCCCCGGGGTGAAGACATCTCGTCCTAGCTCAGGGTTGCACAtagcttctccttcttcctcgccTCGAGGGCAAAAACACAGTGTCACGCCGCCTTCATCTCCGGGAGGATCGCCGCTCGCCGGTCTCAGATTCAGCAGAGCAGCGCCAGTTTCTCAGCCTGATATGCAGCAGGGCGCGTCAGCTCCGACCAGGTTGCCTCGCCGTGCATCATTCAGCGGGTTATCCCAATCTGTAGCGACCTCTAGAGCGGGCGATGTACACGCTGTATCGCCAAGAGCATCTAGAGTCATCCAGAACCATCGAGAAGGCGTGAAAGGCAGTGGCAGGAGTTCGTCCCCTTCATCACCGAGATTGACAACACAGCCATGGCCAAAGACCACAACAGTAATTTCCATGTCCAGCTCTAAAGACACAAGAAGTGGAACTGCACCGGCAAGGCCAACGAGATTAAGCTCCTAA